The following DNA comes from Harpia harpyja isolate bHarHar1 chromosome 20, bHarHar1 primary haplotype, whole genome shotgun sequence.
AGGCAAGTTTCTTTACTGCTGTGCAGGCACTGGAAGGCTTGATTTTGGCTGTAACAGGGAAAGGGCTGTTCTATTCCACCCTTGCTGACCGTCTAGGTCTGAAAGCTTAAAAAGGCCAGCTTATTCCTGAAGTCCTGATGTAACCCCATGTATGGCATTTGCCGCAAGGCAGTGAAATTCCAGCAGCTTGATACTTCAGGCTGTGACCTTTGAAGGGTTAAGGGAAGCCCAGCTGCAACCTCCTGAGCTCACTTTGATGCTCAAGTTAAAGCCAGCACAGCTGCACTTGTAATAGCACTGAGTTGGGTCCTTTGGGCTTTGCTAGACTATGGGAACATGAGTATCGTCACCTGGGATGGGACATGGCCTTAGAGATGGATCCCTTTGTCTTCCTGAGCCGTGATTGCCGGCTCTCCTGGTGGAGCCTGCTGACTTTCCTGAGCTTGCTGGGATTTAGAGCAGATTCCTGCACAAGAGAGGAaggcggaggagaggagggctGGAAAGCCTTCCCTTGCATGGGAGCGAAGCTGCCCATGTCTCTCTGGCGGCACTGGtggggagggctggagctggAAGGAATGTGGCTGCATCTTGGCAGAGGAGCGCGAGCGGGAGTTTCTGGCTGAGAGGGAGCGACTGGAAAGCAGGTTTGCACAGGGTGGCTGATCTCTTCTGGTCCCTGCCTGTCTTCCCATCCTCTCTGCTGCCCAAATCCTCTCTCACCAGCTTTCCTGGCCCGGAGGAGGTTTGGCAGCTGACGGCTGCTGGAGCCAGCTGGATCTTGCAGGTGGGGGTCATGGGCAGCAGTGTCCCTTGCTGTGCCAGGCCTCCTAAATCGCAGTGGCAGCCTCCGAGGGGGGGGAGGCATTTGCTGTCTCTCCATTGAGAAACCCCCCTCTGGCTAAAGCAGTGTAGCTGGGTGGAATGAGCCCTGGGGTTCAAGGCAGGGGTGAAAAACGTTTGCCTGGCCCCTCTGGTCACCAGCTTTCCCACTGGGTTCAGACAGCTGGGCAAAGCACCTGCAAAGTGACCGTCTCCCATGGGAcctgcccagggctctgcagccaggagcGACCCTGTGCAGGATCTGACCCTGCAGCCTGCGTCTGGAGCACAGCAGGTCCGGCAAGGGGCTGTTAACAGGGGGACCTCACAGCTTAACCAGAGCTCTTGCAACATGAATATTTTTAGCCTGCGCAAATGGCAGTGTTTATTTTCTACTGTTGTGCCTTTTCACCTTTCCCAGGAATTTTATTGCTTGTGAAAGCAAGGGCCTTAGAGCTGCTGAAGTGACCCTGCCTGCCTCCATCACTCCAGCTCCATCTGCCCATGCATTACCCATCCGATATCCCCCAACAAGTCCATTTACAGTGAGGTGACAGGCTGTGACTGGCAGAGGCACCTCAGCTTACCTTGGACCAGAATCTTCCCTGGGGCTGGGATGCCCGTGTTACAACTTGAACGCATGCATGAGGTTGGGGATGCGTGTGCAATCCCCCTCATTGGGATGGGATGAAACAGAGGAACATTGCAAGCTTGTTTATTGTCAGTGtttcaaatcagtattttttattacagaGACTCATCAGGTTGCTCACACTGTGGCAGGAATTTAATAACATAAGGCACAGGGAACattcagaggtaaaaaaaaaaagagttctcagCCTGTGAGATTTAACCATACCTTTGCTCCTGTCAGGACCCTCTCTATAAAGCAAAATCCAAAtaccttctcccttccctcctgcccattCCTTAAACCCCAATAtccacaacaggaaaaaaatattacagcctTTCCCTCGAGCGTGTGGCAAGCATGCCTCTTTCTGAGCAGAAATGTCCCTTCCAAGCCTGAcacagcttccctgggaaagcagggctggaaTTTAAGCATGACCAAGGCAGAGGTGGGAAGTGCTCAAGGGCACTGTGATTTGGGGAGAGCCAAGAGCTTTATCTCAGCTACGGCAGACTCACAACAGCAAGGTCAGCCACGCGTACCCCGGGGGAACAGGCGGCCGCACCCGATCTCCctttgcagcacagaaaacacaacAGCAGTATGGTCATTGAGTAATGGTAAAGCACGTAGCACTTTCAAACCTTTATTTTTTGAGGGGATTTTACAGGATGGGATgcgtttctttttatttgttttaatttttgtgcgCTTTCCTATTTGTTGGTTTGATTAGCCCTTTTTTTTGTGCCCAATGATTGTTAAATTCAAGCcctgggaatgaaaaaaaaaaaaaggaacacgaAATCCTGCCACTCTATGTCTTTCTCACCCCTCTCCATACCCCTATCATGAGCTGGGTGACCACAATGTCACCCCCAGCTGCTCTGCTCGAAAAGCCCAATCCTTCTACATCctctggctctgccttccctTTCTGGTGGTCTGTAACTGGGGGCGGTGAATCAGCTGAGAGGTCTTTGTGTCTACGCTGACGTGTCCAAGAATGTGTTGTTAGTAAGAAGTTAAGAGAAGTCGATCCGAGAGCGGATACCGAGATGGAGCGGATATTTAGGACAGGAATAGGGTCGGTCAATGGTAAAGACACGTCGGAGAGAGAAAGGGCTGGTAAGAGCGTGTAGAATCAGCCAAGTGAGTAATCTAGTGGTAATAGATCAGGCTATGAACGAGGACTGTTATTTCTCTTAGCACCGTTACTACATATGTTTAGATCTATATTAGCACCTTGTTcccagggaaaaaacaaaacaaaacaaaagcagtttaaaaaccAAAGGAAGTGGGAAGGTTAAAACAAGACAAAGTTGGCAGCAGAGAAGGAAGCTGGGCGTTTAGATCACAAGATCCTTGTCTATGTCCTCtgtggaaggaaaagagagagatgagatTAGGAGGCGGATGCTGCCAGGGTCCCACTGCTCCTGCAATCCCCCTTCCCcgctctcccctgcttttccctccccagGACAGGCTGTTAGGCACTGCTTCATCCCGAGTGGGGACTTTGGGGGTGCTTTTCGGTGTCCCCTCCACCCCCATTCCTTCCCTACTCGGTACTTACGCTCCTTAATGCCAAAGCAGCTGGCCCACTCCTCCAGGGCGATGTACTTGTCGTTGTCCAGATCGCAAGCCTCGAAGAAGCGGGTGGTGCAGTGCTCCATGGGGATGAGGGGGGCACGAAGGGGGGCCAGCTCGGTGTGGGACAGGTACCTGCCGAGGTGACCGCACGGTCAGCGCGCTGCCCGCCAGCGCCAGCCGCCCTCCCACGCGAGGGGAGATGCTCTGCCGGGTACGGGGGCCAGCGCAGAGCAAGATGCTGGCCCCAGGTCTCCGTTTGGTTTGACTGctgtcccagtgccctcccagtatCCACTTCTGAGTGTCATGAAGGTCAAGGACCGGTGTCCGCTTTTGCAACCGGCTGTGCTAGTCACAAAATAGCCAGCAGCTGGGGGTCCTCGCCAGCTGCCCCCACCCCATGGGTCTGTGTGTGTGATCGCTCTTGCGCCCATCTCCAGCTCGCAGCTAAGCCAGCAGCTGCTATTTCAGCTGTTGAAGTTATCCCGGGGCCTTTGGACTAAGATATTTTAGGGAACTATCATACGACAGTAAATCTGAGAAGACAGAAACTCCACACCCTAGGGAGACgggagcagctggggctgggggaggcccCTCTTTCTGCAGAAGAGCTGTTTGCGGAAGGCAAAACTGCCTCTACCCCAGCCCGGTttgccccagcccctgccagttGTGTGTAGGGGTTGTCCCTCCATGGGGCTTTGCCTGTGCCTCTGCCATCAGCCATCCACTTGTGTCACATCTCCAGCCTGCCTTGACACCTTCTGCCACCAAATCACACTGGTCCTTGGGCAGGAAAGGGTCTTTCGCCCGGGCTCCCATCCTGCTCTGCTGACACTCACCCATCGATAGGGTGCTGGTCCAGCTGCCCGAATTGCCAGTGCACGGGGAAGATGTACATGTTGTAGTTCTTCTCGAAGTCACGGGCCAGCAGCTCCACGGTGTGGTCACCGGCCTCCAGGCGCTTCTCGTTCTCGTGGATCTTCTTCACCTGTCACAGGAGAGGCCGGGGAGACCTTGTCAGCAGGCAGATGGGGTGCAAGGGGGGACCCTGGGAGGGCCTTTACATGGGGTGCCCACAGGTCATTCTGGATGGGCTCCCCATGTGTGCTGGTCTGTTGGTGGGGTGAGCTCCCAGGCTCCCTTCCCAATCCCTCACCTTGAGCTTCTGCTTCTCAGTCAGCAGGTTGTTGTCCTCATCGCGCTCATACAGGGTGATCAGCACATTCTTGAGCCAGTCCCGCATGCGCAGGGGGAACTCAGTCAGCTCTGTGTCCAGGCAGGCGGGGATGACTGGAAGCCATACACGGTGGTCACTGCAGCGTCTGGACACGCAGCCCCAGATCCTGGACACGCAGCCCCAGTGCCCTCCCACCTCAGCCCTGAGCCTGCCTGGACCTTTGCTCTCCCTCAGCCCATGGGCAAGGGGGCTTTGCTCAGGTTAAGGGTCCCCTTGTCTAAGGGAATGGCTCCACTTACATTTGCAAGGCCCAATGTAGTCCAGGTGCAGCTTGTGTCCCTTCTTGGTTCCCTCCAAGGTGCACTTGGTGGCAAAGAAATGGCAGGAGGAGTCGTAGGTCTTGTTGTCAGTGCCGCAGACCTGCACAGGATGGGGAGATGCTGCGTGAGAGGCAGCGAAGCCCAGCCTTGCTGGGGAGTCAGCAGGGAAAGCCTCCAAATAAGATATTTAACTTGTTTCCCTGGGGTGGACAACGGCTCCTTGGTTACCACTGGCTGAGGCCAGATGGGGACCTGCCACCCTGACTCTGACTGTCTTCCCCATCATGTCTGGTGATGTCCATGTGGGGTCCCTCCCCGCTCCGGTCCACCAAGCAGCTTCTGCCCTCACCTTCTCGAAGACGCCGGCAGTGGCTGGGCAGCTGGAGGGGTCCTGGCACACACACATGGGCGAGTTGTTGTCATCCACCTCGCACACCTTGCCATGCTTGCAGTGGTGGTTCTGGCAGGGGtctgggagagggcagggagcaAAGTCACAGCCTGCCCCATCCTCACCTCCCACAAGCTGCCCGGGGCATCTCAGCACAGAGGGAAGACAGAGACTTCACCAGGGAGAGCCCAGAGCATCTCTTCTTGCACTAGGAAGATGTGAGGGTTTCCAGAAGTCCACATTAGCCCTCGGGCTAATCCTGGACTCCTTTCTGTAGCCACACAATGCAATGGCCTTTCTGTTGCAAAAA
Coding sequences within:
- the SPARC gene encoding SPARC, yielding MRVWIFFLLCLAGKALAAPQEALPDETEVIEDPTTEEPVGANPVQVEVGEFEEPTEDVEEIVAENPCQNHHCKHGKVCEVDDNNSPMCVCQDPSSCPATAGVFEKVCGTDNKTYDSSCHFFATKCTLEGTKKGHKLHLDYIGPCKFIPACLDTELTEFPLRMRDWLKNVLITLYERDEDNNLLTEKQKLKVKKIHENEKRLEAGDHTVELLARDFEKNYNMYIFPVHWQFGQLDQHPIDGYLSHTELAPLRAPLIPMEHCTTRFFEACDLDNDKYIALEEWASCFGIKEQDIDKDLVI